The stretch of DNA GATCTGGCCGGGCGACATGCCGCTCGTGAAACTGGAAACGCTGAAAAGTTTCATCCGCGCGCACCGCGAAAACAAATGCGATGTGAGCGTTCTTTCGTCGGTCCGCGAAGACCCGAAAAGCTACGGCCGGATCCTCCGGGCAAACGGCGCTTTTTGCGGCATTCGCGAAGAACTCGACGCGGCCGAGCACGAGAAAAACATCAAGGAAGTAAACACCGGCGTTTATCTGTTCAAGAGCGACAAGCTTTTTTCGAGCCTCGCCCTGATCAAGCCGGAGAACCAGAAGAACGAGCTGTACCTGACCGACACGATCGAGATCCTCGATGGGCAGGGCGCGAAAGTCGAAGCTTTTCCTTTCGCCGCGGCGGAAGAAGGGCAGGGCGTGAATTCGCGCGTCGACCTGGCCATGGTCATGGAAAAGCTGAATCAGCGCGAAATCGCGGCGCATCAGGCGGCCGGCGTCACATTCGTTTCTCCGGAACAGACTTTTGTCGCGCCCGGTGTGAAGATCGGACCGGACACGACGGTTTATCCGTGGTGCTACATTGAAAAAGGCGTGACGATCGGGAGCGGCTGCGAGATCGGGCCTTTCGCCAAGATCCGCAAGGGCACGGTGCTCGGCAACGGCGTGACGGTCGGTAGTTTCGTGGAAGTGAACCGTTCGAAGCTCGGTAATAAGGTCCAGGCCAAGCATCTGGCCTACCTCGGCGACGCGATCATCGGTGACGAGACCAATATCGGCGCCGGCACGATCACCGCGAATTACGACGGCAGGAACAAGCACGTGACGCGCATCGGCAAGAAAGTGCTCGTCGGTTCGGACACGGTTTTCGTCGCGCCTGTTTCGGTGGATGATTTCGCCAAAACCGGCGCCGGGGCAGTCGTCAGGGGCCGCGTGAAAAAGGGCGAAGTCGTGGTCGGGGTTCCGGCGCGGCCGATCAAATCTCTGAAAGCATCGAAAAGTAAATAAACAGGCATTGACGTTCAAGGGAGAGCAGCATGTTTGGAAATCAGAAAACGATCAAGCACCGCGGTGATCCGACGATGGTCATTCTCGGCGGCCGTTCGAATCCGGATCTTACCAACGAAATCGCGGAAATGCTCGGCAATCAGCCCGGGGACGTGTTGTGCGGGCGTTTTCCCGAAGGTGAAATCCAGATCCAGATCCGCGACAACGTGCGCGGCAAGGACGTCTTCATCCTGCAGTCGACCTGCACGCCGCCAAATGATAACCTGATGGAGCTTTTAATCCTGATCGACGCGGCCAAGCGCGCGTCCGCCAAGCGCGTGACGGCAGTGCTTCCGTTTTTCGGCTATGCGCGCCAGGACCGCAAAGACAGGCCGCGCGTTCCGATCACAGCCAAGCTTGTGGCCAACCTGCTTACGAAGGCCGGAGCGGACAGGATCCTGACGATGGACCTGCACGCGGGCCAGATCCAGGGCTTCTTTGACATCCCGGTCGATCACCTTTACTCGATCAGCGTGCTCAGCGAGTACCTTGAAAAAAAGCAGCTGCAAAATCTCGTGGTGGTTTCGCCCGACATCGGCGGCATCCGCATGGCGCGCGCTTATGCGACCATTCTCAATGCGAAGCTCGCCATCGTGGACAAAAAACGCGAAGATGCGACCAAGACGCACGTCATGAACATCATCGGTTCCGTGGAAGATAAAAACGTCGTGATTACCGACGACCTGGTTTCGACCGGCGGTTCGCTCGTCGAAGCCGCGCGCGCGCTGAAAGAGGCGGGCGCCCTCGACGTTTACGCGGCCGTGGTGCATCCGATCCTCGCGGGCCCCGCGATCGACCGGCTGAAGAAATCCGACATCAAAGAGCTTATCGTGACCAACTCGATCCCACTCGGAGAAGAGAAAAAGATTCCGGTCATCAAACAGCTTTCCGTGGCCGGGCTGCTTGCGGAGGCCATTTTCCGCATCCACAACAACGAATCCGTGAGCTCGCTGTTCTCCAAGGTTGGAGTGGAAGCATAGCCCGGAAGCAATTCTAAATTTAAAAGAGATTTTCCAAGGAGGAAGTGAAAATGAACACGATCGAACTCGAAGCTAAAGTAAGAAAGGCGGACGGCTCCAGAAACGCGCGCCGCCTGCGCCGCTCGGGCCAGCTGCCCGCGGTTCTTTACGGCCACGGCATGACGCCGCTCGCGCTGGAAATAAATTACCGTGCCTTTGCGCAGATCCTTTCCACCAAGGCCGGCGGAAACGCGGTGATCCAGCTCAAGGCCGAAGGCGCGAAGCTGAAGGAATCCACCTGCCTTATCAAGGACCTTCAGCATGATCCCGTCACCGACCTGATCCAGCACGTCGACTTTACCGTGATTTCGCTCACGGAAAAGATCGAAGTCGAAGTCCCCATCATCGTGAAGAACGCGGAAGATTGCGCCGGCGTGAAAGCGGGCGGCATTCTCGACATGATTTACCACGAGATCGAAGTGACCTGCTTGCCGACGCAGATTCCGGAAAGCATCACCGTCGACGTGAAGGTCATGCAGGTGGGCGATTCCATCCATGCCCGCGATCTGAAAGTGCCCGAGGGGGTCAGCATCAACCTCGAGCCGGACGAAGTCGTCATCGCCGTCCACGCCCCGCGCAAGGAAGAAGTTCCGGGCGCCGAAGGCGCGGAAGCTGCGACCCAGCCCGAAGTCATCGAGAAGGGCAAGAAGCCCGAAGAAGGCGAAGCTGCGCCGGCTGCTGCCGCGAAGCCCGCTGCTGCGGCTGCGAAACCCGCTGCGGAGAAGAAGGCAAAATAATTTTTGTCCGGAGGGCGGGGCAAAACCCCGCTCTCCGTTTAGAACCTTCTCCACGGGAGTGGTGTCCGTCCGATGAAACTTATTCTGGGGCTTGGGAATCCGGGAAGGAAATACGCCGGAACCCGGCATAACTACGGCCGCATGCTGGTCGAATATGCGGCAGAAGCGGAATTCCTTCAGTTCCGGCAGGATAAGGAGCTTAAGGCTTTTCTTTGTTCCACGGCTTGGAACGGCGAAGAAATTTTTATGGCCTATCCGGATGTTTACATGAATCACTCCGGGAAAACCGCCGCCGCTCTCGCGAGTCATTTCCGCCTGGATCTTCAGAAGGACCTTTTGGTCGTCGTGGACGATTTGGCCCTGCCTTTCGGAAAACTCCGGCTGAGAGCCAAAGGTTCGGACGGCGGGCATAACGGCCTCAAGTCTATTCACGCGCTGTTGGGAACCCCGGTTTATGCAAGGCTGCGCTGCGGCATCGGCCATCCGAGGGATCTTCCGCTTTCGGAAGAGGACCCTGAGGTGAGCCGCTATGTTCTGGCTCCTTTTCCCTCTCCGGAGAAGAAGGAGCTGCAAGTGCTCATGCGCAAAGGCCTTGAGGCCTGCCGGCTCTGGGCCGGCGGCACTTTCGAAAAGGCTGCAAACGCACTAACCCAAGTCTAGTCAATCGGTTGCGGGTTAAAACTTAGCTTGCCTCGCGGCCGTGCTTATGTTACATTACACCCTCATTTTCAAGAGGATGATCAAGGAGAAAGAAGCATGAAACTGTACGAAGGCATTTTCGTTTTTTCCCCGCAGGTTGGCCCTGACGACCGCAAGACTCAGGAGCAGAGCGTCGAAGCCCTCATTAAAAAATTCGAAGGCAAGATCACCGAACGCCACGACTGGGGAAAGCGTTCTTTGGGGTATCAGATCAAAAAATTCCGCGACGGTTATTTTTGGGTCGTGAACGTCGAGCTTCCCCCCGCGAAACTCGTGGAATTCCGCAAAGCCCTCGAGCTGCATCCCGATCTTGTGAAGTTCATGCTGACCGTGAAAAATCCCAAATTGAGCACGCTGCCTTCCGCGCGGCCTGCTCCCAGCGAATCCGACGCTCCGGGGAGAAACTACGATGCTCCTGCGAGAAGTTACGACGCTCCCGCGAGAAGCTAAAAGAGGACACCATGGCTGCCAGCTTCAACAAAGTCTTATTGATGGGAAATTTGACGCGCGACCCGGAACTCCGCTACGTTCCGTCCGGACAACCGGTCACTACGTTCACCGTGGCCTGCAATAGGACTTACGTTTCGCAGTCGGGAGAAAAAAAGGAAGAAGTAAGCTTCATTCGCTGCGTGGTGTGGGGCAAGACCGCCGAAAACTGCAACGAGTATCTCAAGAAGGGCAGCCCCGTTTTCGTGGAAGGGCGCCTTCAGAGCCGCAGCTGGGAAGCCCAGGACGGCACGAAGAAATCGACGATCGAAGTCCAGGCCCAGAGCGTGCAGTTTCTTTCCCGCGGCGGCAAGAGCCAGGATGGCGCCCCGGATGCCGACGTGGGCGATTTCGAAGGAGCGAGCGCTCCCAAGTCCAAAGGTTCCAAGGGATCGGTTTCGGTTTCGGATTCCGAACTCCAGCCTGACGAAGAAATTCCTTTCTAGGTGCCGGCCTCGATTTCCGGTCCGCAAAACACCGCAAAATTTAAATTTGAATAAGGAGTTTGGGTTATGCCATACGTGAAAAGGGAAGGGCGCAGCAGCGAAGGCGGCGACCGTTTTGAAAGAGGCCCGCGGCCTGGCGGTCGTCCGGGACAGGACGGCAAAGGTCCTCGCGGAAAAGGCCGGGGTTTCCTCCGCAAGAAGCAGAACCGCTTCAACATGGTTTTCGCGCCGAAGCAGGAAGCCGTCGATTACAAGGACACGGAGCGTCTCGGACGCTTTCTGACCGAAAAAGGAAAAATCATCCCGCGCCGCATCACGGGACTCACGGCCAAGCAGCAGCGCGTTCTTGCCCGGGCCATCCGGCGCGCGCGCCACGCGGGACTTCTGCCTTTCCAGGCGGACTAATCAATCTAAAGAGGTGTTGTTATGGAGCTTATTCTCCTTCAGGACGTTGAAAAAGTAGGACGCAAAGGCGAGGTGGTCAGAGTGAAAGAAGGCTTCGGCCGGAATTTCCTCCTGCCCCGCGGCTATGGCTTGGTTGCCAACTCGGCCAATAAAAAATTCGTCGATGATTTGAAGGCGCGTGCCGCGAAAAGGCGCGAGCAGGAAAAAGACGAAGCCGAGGGCGTGGCCCAGAAGCTCAAGAACGTCAAGATCAAGCTCGAGCGGCAGGCAGGCGAGAACGAGAAGCTTTTCGGCTCCGTGACCGCGGACGACATCCGCGAGGCCCTCGAAGAACGCAGCTACAAATTCGATAAGAAACAGATTCAGCTCAAGGACCCGATCCGCACCTTGGGGGCTCACCAGGTTACGGTCGAAGTTTATCCCCAAGTCAAGGCGACCCTTTCGATAGAAGTCGTTGCTAAAGCCTGATCCTTTAAACAAGGAACATCATGGCTCGTGCTGAAACCTTAAATAACCTGATCGAAAAGGTCCCTCCTCAGAATCGCGATGCCGAGATGAGCGTTCTCGGCGCCATGCTGTTCGATGTTACGGCCCAGCTGCAGGCCATGCAGACTCTCCGCAGCGAATACTTCTACGAAGAAGCCCACCGCCGCATTTTTTCCGCCATGAATGCGCTGTTCGACCACAATCAGCCCATCGACCTGATCACGGTTTCCGAACAGCTCAAGAGGCAGGATTCGCTGGAAGCGGCGGGCGGCACGGCTTATCTGACCCAGCTCACGACCATTGTGCCGACGGCCGCGCACATCCAGCAGTATTGCCGCATCGTGAAGGAAAAGGCGCTGACTCGCGGTCTCATCAAGAACGCGACCATGATCGTGGAGAAATGCTTCGATGCGGGCGAAGACTCCAAGAAGCTGCTCGATGATGCCGAGCGGATGATCTTCGAGATCACGCAAAACCAGATCGAAGGAAAGTTCTACCATCTCCGCGAAATCATCCACGACAGCATGGAGCGGATCGACCAGCTCTATCAGCGCAAAGAGCACGTGACCGGTCTCGCTACCGGTTTTTCGGAGTTCGACGTGAAGACCGCCGGGCTTCAGCCGTCCGACCTTATCATCGCCGCGGGCCGTCCCTCCATGGGAAAATCCGCGTGGGTCTCGAACGTCTGCGAGAACGTAGGCGTAAAGCTGAAAAAAGGCGTGGCCTTTTTCTCACTCGAAATGAGCCGGGAACAGCTCGTGCAGCGTCTTCTTTGCTCCTACGCGCGCGTGGACGCCCAGGCCGTCAGAACCGGCTATCTCTCGCACCAGGACTGGCCCAAACTCACGAAGGCCGCAGGCATTTTGTCCGAGTCGCCCATTTTTATCGACGACACACCCGGCCAATCCGTCACGGAAATCCGCGCCAAGGCGCGCCGCATGAAGATGCAGCACGACATCCAGCTCGTCGTAATCGACTACCTTCAGCTGATCCGCGGCGGCGGAAGCGTTGAGAGCCGTCAGCAGGAAATTTCCCAGATTTCAATGTCGCTCAAGGAACTCGCGCGTGAGCTGCGGGTCCCGGTTATCGCGGTTTCCCAATTGTCCCGCGCCGTGGAAAACCGCCAGGGCAACCGGCCCATGCTTTCCGATCTCCGCGAATCAGGCGCGATCGAGCAGGACGCTGATTTAGTAGTTTTCCTTTTTCGAGAAGAGTATTACAATCCTAAACCGGAGAACGAGAACAAAGCCGAGGCCATCATCGCCAAGCAGCGTAACGGACCGATCGGGACCGTGGAAATGGTCTTTCAGAAAAAGTTCACCCGATTTGAAAACATGGAAACCCACAGAACCGAGGAGACCACGTTGTGAGAAAGTTTTGGTTGGTGGCGTTTTTTGTTCTTCTCCCGCTGTCTTGGAACGTAAGATTCGCCGCCGCAGAGGAAACTCCCCCGAAGGCGAGCGAAGACAAGGATCTCGATAACCTCCAGCAGGACCTGGAAACCCTTTCCTCCGAAAAGTCCCAGCCGGGCGCTCCGGC from Verrucomicrobiia bacterium encodes:
- a CDS encoding NTP transferase domain-containing protein → MSAMQAVVLAAGKGTRMRSEKPKVLHEVLGRTLLDCVLDTLSQAGVRKPVLVVGAGADQVKRHTAGRVTPVLQSVQRGTGHAVMMTRKALAGFKGDILIWPGDMPLVKLETLKSFIRAHRENKCDVSVLSSVREDPKSYGRILRANGAFCGIREELDAAEHEKNIKEVNTGVYLFKSDKLFSSLALIKPENQKNELYLTDTIEILDGQGAKVEAFPFAAAEEGQGVNSRVDLAMVMEKLNQREIAAHQAAGVTFVSPEQTFVAPGVKIGPDTTVYPWCYIEKGVTIGSGCEIGPFAKIRKGTVLGNGVTVGSFVEVNRSKLGNKVQAKHLAYLGDAIIGDETNIGAGTITANYDGRNKHVTRIGKKVLVGSDTVFVAPVSVDDFAKTGAGAVVRGRVKKGEVVVGVPARPIKSLKASKSK
- a CDS encoding ribose-phosphate pyrophosphokinase: MFGNQKTIKHRGDPTMVILGGRSNPDLTNEIAEMLGNQPGDVLCGRFPEGEIQIQIRDNVRGKDVFILQSTCTPPNDNLMELLILIDAAKRASAKRVTAVLPFFGYARQDRKDRPRVPITAKLVANLLTKAGADRILTMDLHAGQIQGFFDIPVDHLYSISVLSEYLEKKQLQNLVVVSPDIGGIRMARAYATILNAKLAIVDKKREDATKTHVMNIIGSVEDKNVVITDDLVSTGGSLVEAARALKEAGALDVYAAVVHPILAGPAIDRLKKSDIKELIVTNSIPLGEEKKIPVIKQLSVAGLLAEAIFRIHNNESVSSLFSKVGVEA
- a CDS encoding 50S ribosomal protein L25/general stress protein Ctc gives rise to the protein MNTIELEAKVRKADGSRNARRLRRSGQLPAVLYGHGMTPLALEINYRAFAQILSTKAGGNAVIQLKAEGAKLKESTCLIKDLQHDPVTDLIQHVDFTVISLTEKIEVEVPIIVKNAEDCAGVKAGGILDMIYHEIEVTCLPTQIPESITVDVKVMQVGDSIHARDLKVPEGVSINLEPDEVVIAVHAPRKEEVPGAEGAEAATQPEVIEKGKKPEEGEAAPAAAAKPAAAAAKPAAEKKAK
- the pth gene encoding aminoacyl-tRNA hydrolase, whose product is MKLILGLGNPGRKYAGTRHNYGRMLVEYAAEAEFLQFRQDKELKAFLCSTAWNGEEIFMAYPDVYMNHSGKTAAALASHFRLDLQKDLLVVVDDLALPFGKLRLRAKGSDGGHNGLKSIHALLGTPVYARLRCGIGHPRDLPLSEEDPEVSRYVLAPFPSPEKKELQVLMRKGLEACRLWAGGTFEKAANALTQV
- the rpsF gene encoding 30S ribosomal protein S6, translating into MKLYEGIFVFSPQVGPDDRKTQEQSVEALIKKFEGKITERHDWGKRSLGYQIKKFRDGYFWVVNVELPPAKLVEFRKALELHPDLVKFMLTVKNPKLSTLPSARPAPSESDAPGRNYDAPARSYDAPARS
- a CDS encoding single-stranded DNA-binding protein; translation: MAASFNKVLLMGNLTRDPELRYVPSGQPVTTFTVACNRTYVSQSGEKKEEVSFIRCVVWGKTAENCNEYLKKGSPVFVEGRLQSRSWEAQDGTKKSTIEVQAQSVQFLSRGGKSQDGAPDADVGDFEGASAPKSKGSKGSVSVSDSELQPDEEIPF
- the rpsR gene encoding 30S ribosomal protein S18, which gives rise to MPYVKREGRSSEGGDRFERGPRPGGRPGQDGKGPRGKGRGFLRKKQNRFNMVFAPKQEAVDYKDTERLGRFLTEKGKIIPRRITGLTAKQQRVLARAIRRARHAGLLPFQAD
- the rplI gene encoding 50S ribosomal protein L9, translated to MELILLQDVEKVGRKGEVVRVKEGFGRNFLLPRGYGLVANSANKKFVDDLKARAAKRREQEKDEAEGVAQKLKNVKIKLERQAGENEKLFGSVTADDIREALEERSYKFDKKQIQLKDPIRTLGAHQVTVEVYPQVKATLSIEVVAKA
- the dnaB gene encoding replicative DNA helicase, whose product is MARAETLNNLIEKVPPQNRDAEMSVLGAMLFDVTAQLQAMQTLRSEYFYEEAHRRIFSAMNALFDHNQPIDLITVSEQLKRQDSLEAAGGTAYLTQLTTIVPTAAHIQQYCRIVKEKALTRGLIKNATMIVEKCFDAGEDSKKLLDDAERMIFEITQNQIEGKFYHLREIIHDSMERIDQLYQRKEHVTGLATGFSEFDVKTAGLQPSDLIIAAGRPSMGKSAWVSNVCENVGVKLKKGVAFFSLEMSREQLVQRLLCSYARVDAQAVRTGYLSHQDWPKLTKAAGILSESPIFIDDTPGQSVTEIRAKARRMKMQHDIQLVVIDYLQLIRGGGSVESRQQEISQISMSLKELARELRVPVIAVSQLSRAVENRQGNRPMLSDLRESGAIEQDADLVVFLFREEYYNPKPENENKAEAIIAKQRNGPIGTVEMVFQKKFTRFENMETHRTEETTL